One region of Vairimorpha necatrix chromosome 10, complete sequence genomic DNA includes:
- a CDS encoding reverse transcriptase domain-containing protein, translated as MNLIPVQGVNLRAAFASTEIRNSVETKIKINDDDYRTALFVVEDLEGDIILGIDFMRKHNVQIDYGSQSVKIDNKTIT; from the exons CTCATACCCGTTCAAGGAGTGAACCTAAGAGCTGCCTTTGCTAGCACTGAGATCAGAAACTCAGTGGAgactaaaataaaaattaatgatgATGACTACAGAACAGCGTTATTTGTAGTGGAAGACCTTGAAGGTGATATAATATTAGGAATAGACTTTATGAGGAAACATAATGTTCAAATAGACTATGGAAGTCAGTCAGTTAAAATCGATAATAAAACGATTAC TTAG